Proteins from a genomic interval of Zingiber officinale cultivar Zhangliang chromosome 2A, Zo_v1.1, whole genome shotgun sequence:
- the LOC122043640 gene encoding uncharacterized protein LOC122043640, whose product MAGDLAERRLERRLDSQPNEVDDIGENMVNMASNPSGESYNPKRPVKNKHQWSAIEDAALIEALMQLNNAGDLRNKNEKGFWPGHGLKLQQMLEVSLPGYGIKAKPHIESRLRTFQKLHNVVHDMLYGVGSSGFGWDSEKKIVTAENSVWDEYIKTHGDAEQFRYKSLAYYEELSIIFGGDRASGKDAQVPADIVEELDKVTVENDESIGVDGDYASYAQDFIFGSSEENSKPKRRKTESTKDLSRVIREATTILGEELNNASNRLSKALEYDEGTEKRMKINEVLTKLPGLSMLERHKATRKIGCDRETTDIFFTIPDDEKEVFVKALLSGDI is encoded by the exons ATGGCTGGGGATCTTGCAGAAAGAAGGTTGGAGAGAAGGCTGGATAGTCAACCAAATGAGGTTGATGACATTGGTGAAAACATG GTGAACATGGCTTCTAATCCTTCAGGAGAATCTTACAACCCAAAAAGACCTGTGAAAAATAAACATCAATGGTCTGCTATAGAAGATGCTGCACTTATTGAAGCATTGATGCAATTAAATAATGCTGGAGATCTTAGAAATAAGAATGAGAAAGGTTTTTGGCCAGGACATGGACTAAAGCTACAACAAATGCTTGAGGTTAGCTTGCCTGGATATGGAATTAAGGCAAAACCACACATTGAATCGAGGTTAAGAACTTTCCAGAAGCTCCACAATGTTGTCCATGACATGTTATATGGAGTAGGTAGCAGCGGTTTTGGTTGGGActcagaaaaaaaaattgttacgGCTGAGAATTCTGTGTGGGATGAATATATTAag actCATGGAGATGCAGAACAATTTAGATACAAGTCATTGGCTTACTATGAGGAACTTTCTATCATCTTTGGTGGAGACCGTGCATCTGGGAAAGATGCTCAAGTTCCTGCTGATATTGTGGAAGAATTAGACAAAGTTACAGTTGAAAATGATGAAAGTATAGGTGTTGATGGGGATTATGCTTCATATGCCCAAGATTTCATATTTGGATCAAGTGAAGAGAATTCTAAGCCAAAAAGGAGAAAGACCGAGAGCACTAAAGATTTGTCTCGAGTTATCAGAGAGGCGACAACTATTCTTGGGGAAGAACTTAACAATGCAAGTAATCGATTAAGTAAAGCATTGGAATATGATGAAGGCACTGAAAAAAGAATGAAAATCAATGAGGTTTTAACAAAGTTACCTGGGCTTAGCATGTTGGAGCGACACAAAGCGACAAGAAAAATTGGTTGTGATCGTGAAACTACAGATATTTTCTTCACTATACCAGATGATGAGAAAGAAGTTTTTGTGAAAGCATTATTGAGTGGAGATATTTGA